A stretch of the Ananas comosus cultivar F153 linkage group 14, ASM154086v1, whole genome shotgun sequence genome encodes the following:
- the LOC109720465 gene encoding protein NRT1/ PTR FAMILY 8.1-like, with protein sequence MGDVVEDKYTKDGTTDIRGNPATRKDTGRWRACPYILANECCERLAYYGMSTNLVNFLKEQLNQGNSTAANNVTNWSGTCYITPLLGAFLADAYFGRFWTIASFMIIYIFGLSLLTMSASIKGLKPSCHDDVCNPTGAQSAVVFVALYLIALGTGGIKPCVSSFGADQFDESDEQEKKSKSSFFNWFYFSINIGALVAASVLVWIQTNVGWGWGFGIPAVVMAVAVVCFFIGTPLYRLQKPGGSPLTRVAQVIVASLRKSTVKVPDDRSLLFEIADKESAIQGSRKLEHTDQFKFLDKACVETQEDKNKDLVNPWRLCTVTQVEELKSVVRLLPIWASGIIFATVYGQMSTMFVLQGDTLDTHMGPHFKIPPASLSIFDTISVIVWVPIYDRIIVPVVRKITGRARGFTQLTRMGIGLVISIFSMLAAGVLEVIRLRTVARDNLYGAKDIIPLSIFWQIPQYFIVGAAEIFTFIGQLEFFYDQAPDAMRSMCSALSLTTVALGNYLSTLLVTIVKDITTKDGKLGWIPDNLNRGHLDYFFWLLAILSVVNFLVYLLIAHWYQYKKTADSVDG encoded by the exons ATGGGAGACGTTGTCGAAGATAAGTATACAAAAGATGGTACGACTGATATCCGTGGAAACCCTGCTACCAGGAAGGACACCGGGAGATGGAGGGCTTGCCCCTACATTCTTG CAAATGAATGCTGTGAAAGATTGGCCTATTATGGGATGAGCACCAACCTGGTGAACTTCTTGAAGGAACAACTCAACCAAGGGAACAGCACTGCTGCAAACAATGTCACCAACTGGTCCGGGACTTGCTATATAACTCCACTTCTTGGGGCTTTTCTAGCTGATGCCTACTTTGGAAGATTTTGGACCATCGCCAGCTTCATGATAATCTATATTTTT GGTTTGTCACTACTGACAATGTCAGCTTCCATCAAGGGGTTGAAACCCTCTTGCCACGACGATGTTTGTAATCCGACAGGTGCACAAAGCGCGGTGGTCTTTGTGGCGCTTTACCTAATTGCATTAGGGACCGGAGGAATTAAGCCTTGTGTCTCTTCTTTCGGGGCTGACCAGTTTGACGAATCAGATGAACAGGAAAAGAAAAGCAAGAGCTCCTTCTTCAACTGGTTCTACTTTTCAATTAACATCGGTGCCTTAGTTGCTGCGTCTGTGTTGGTTTGGATACAAACAAATGttggttggggttggggttttGGGATCCCTGCAGTGGTAATGGCTGTTGCTGTTGTGTGTTTCTTCATAGGAACTCCATTATATAGACTTCAGAAACCAGGAGGAAGTCCACTTACACGAGTAGCTCAAGTTATTGTGGCATCGCTAAGGAAATCAACAGTTAAGGTCCCTGATGACAGGTCTCTGCTATTTGAGATTGCAGATAAGGAGTCTGCTATACAAGGAAGTCGGAAGCTCGAGCACACGGATCAGTTCAA GTTCCTCGACAAGGCTTGTGTGGAGACCCAAGAGGATAAGAACAAAGATCTAGTAAACCCATGGAGGCTTTGCACGGTCACGCAGGTTGAGGAGCTCAAGAGTGTCGTGCGCTTACTCCCCATATGGGCTAGTGGCATCATCTTCGCCACAGTCTACGGTCAGATGAGTACTATGTTCGTCCTCCAAGGCGACACCCTAGACACTCACATGGGTCCACACTTCAAGATCCCTCCTGCCTCCCTCTCCATCTTCGACACCATCAGCGTCATCGTGTGGGTCCCGATCTACGACCGCATCATTGTCCCTGTTGTGCGCAAAATCACGGGCCGGGCTCGTGGGTTCACCCAACTGACCCGTATGGGCATCGGCCTCGTGATCTCAATCTTTTCTATGTTGGCGGCTGGAGTTCTAGAGGTAATCAGACTGCGAACAGTGGCGAGGGACAATCTCTACGGTGCTAAAGATATTATACCCTTGTCGATTTTCTGGCAAATTCCGCAGTATTTCATTGTGGGTGCCGCGGAGATCTTTACCTTTATTGGGCAGCTGGAATTCTTCTATGATCAAGCACCCGACGCCATGAGGAGCATGTGTTCAGCCCTTTCTCTCACTACGGTCGCACTCGGTAACTATTTAAGTACTCTGCTAGTTACAATCGTCAAAGATATTACTACTAAGGACGGGAAGCTCGGGTGGATCCCGGATAATCTTAACCGCGGCCACCTCGATTACTTCTTCTGGCTGCTGGCGATACTCAGCGTGGTGAATTTCTTGGTGTACCTTCTGATTGCTCACTGGTACCAATATAAGAAGACGGCAGATTCTGTTGATGGTTAA